GTTCTGATGGCGGAGGCTTAACCGCGCCGGTTAATTTCCGAAAAGTCGACCGGCGCGACAGCTGCCATCACCTGATCGCGGATGGCGCGGGCTTCATCAGGGCGAAGCGCAACAAAGCGCAGCGTGCCGCCGGCGATTCCGAAATGCAGCGTCACCAGCCCGAAGAGGCGGGCGATCGGTCCTTGAGAGATTTTTGTGCTTTGCACCCGCACTTGCGGGGCAATCGTCAATCGCCGGTTCCACCAATTCTCGCGCGCATAAAGCTGGCGGTCATCGACCAACCACCCCGAATGCCGCCATTGGAGCCAGACCATAGGTAGAAAGATCAACGGTACGGCCAGCATCCATCCGGCGTGCCGGAATGGAGCGTCGGCAAAAGTTATCGTCGCTACAGTCGCAATCGCCATCGCGAGCGCAAGCAGGATGATCCCTCCAAACCACCAGCGTAATGGCCCGCGGCGGAAAAGGGAATCTGCGGCAGGTGGGTCTATCCCCGCCACGGCCATGATCGGCGCGATTTCATCAAGCGTAGCGAGTGGTGCGACCATATGATCGCCTTCTTCCTTGCTTTCCTGCGCGAGGCTAACAAATTTCAGCGCGTGCCACCCGCTGCGCACCCGGATTGGACCCGTTCCTATCACTGCCGTCTGCACCCGCGCAACGGGCATCACCACATCGGTCAGCGTCAACAATCCGCGCCGCCGCCGAAAGCCCTTGGCTGTACGGTCCAACCGAAAGCCATAATCGCGCACGACGGTGCGAACGATGCCGGTTGCAACGCCGATGCCGACCAACGCTGCGAGTGCCGCCACTGCACCGCCGATTTGCACCGTGCGGTCGATATGGCGGATATCGACACCATTCTCCTCCGCCATGCCGATCCAGCGCCGCACATCCCAGACATCGCCGGGCAACAGGAAATCAAATTGCTGAGCCAGTCCGCCTAGTATCGCAAAGATCACCAGACTGAATGAATAGACGCCCAGCGTCAGCAAGCGTTGGAGCGGCATCGTGAAAACTGGCAAGGAGTCGGTTTCGGCGATTGTGTTGGAGCCACCGACTGTTGGCGCGGAATCGGTCTTGCGCGCGCGGATTGTCTCGCGCAAACGCTCGGCCTCCCCGACCGAAACAAAGCTCAGCTTGGCGTCTTCGCCTTCGCCGCCGCCGGTTTCGAACTTCACCTCGCCGAGCCCCATCAGCCGGGCGAGCGGTTTCTGCTCGATGCTGACATCCTGGATGCGGTCATAGGGGATGGATCTTGTGGTACGGCTGATAATGCCCCTTTCGATGCGGATATCATCGTCGGCAATATGATAATGGGTGCGCAGCCATGCCAGCCAGCGGAAGAATAGGCTGACCAGCAACACGGCGAAAATCACCAGCGGGATCAGTTCGGGCCGGTCGCGACTGCCCGATCCGAAAATGACTGCGACGATGGGAAAGAAAAGTTGCGGCAGGCCGGTAACGAACCCGACGAGCAGAC
This portion of the Sphingobium sp. genome encodes:
- a CDS encoding PH domain-containing protein, which produces MLPQDLPHPQAGGEQQEGQRLHPVGLLVGFVTGLPQLFFPIVAVIFGSGSRDRPELIPLVIFAVLLVSLFFRWLAWLRTHYHIADDDIRIERGIISRTTRSIPYDRIQDVSIEQKPLARLMGLGEVKFETGGGEGEDAKLSFVSVGEAERLRETIRARKTDSAPTVGGSNTIAETDSLPVFTMPLQRLLTLGVYSFSLVIFAILGGLAQQFDFLLPGDVWDVRRWIGMAEENGVDIRHIDRTVQIGGAVAALAALVGIGVATGIVRTVVRDYGFRLDRTAKGFRRRRGLLTLTDVVMPVARVQTAVIGTGPIRVRSGWHALKFVSLAQESKEEGDHMVAPLATLDEIAPIMAVAGIDPPAADSLFRRGPLRWWFGGIILLALAMAIATVATITFADAPFRHAGWMLAVPLIFLPMVWLQWRHSGWLVDDRQLYARENWWNRRLTIAPQVRVQSTKISQGPIARLFGLVTLHFGIAGGTLRFVALRPDEARAIRDQVMAAVAPVDFSEINRRG